The Calliphora vicina chromosome 3, idCalVici1.1, whole genome shotgun sequence genome contains a region encoding:
- the LOC135954262 gene encoding pupal cuticle protein Edg-78E-like, which produces MKFFVCFAALAFVAISFADNIDKDAEIRSLTNDAADAEGNYQYAYETSNGIQFQESGNPEGVRGSLNYISPEGEHIALSYTADEEGYHPVGDHLPTPPPVPAYILRALEYIRSHPPTQVNDQH; this is translated from the exons atgaaattt TTTGTTTGCTTTGCTGCTCTTGCTTTTGTTGCCATCAGTTTTGCTGATAATATTGATAAAGATGCTGAAATTCGCAGTCTCACCAATGATGCAGCCGATGCCGAAGGCAATTATCAATATGCCTATGAGACCAGCAATGGCATACAATTCCAGGAATCTGGCAATCCAGAGGGTGTACGTGGTTCTCTGAATTATATTTCCCCCGAAGGTGAACACATCGCTTTATCCTATACGGCCGATGAAGAGGGTTATCATCCAGTTGGTGACCATTTGCCCACACCTCCTCCTGTACCAGCTTATATTTTGCGTGCCCTAGAGTATATTCGATCTCATCCACCCACACAAGTTAACGACCAACATTAA